Proteins from a single region of Stutzerimonas stutzeri:
- a CDS encoding MgtC/SapB family protein, with product MTLEFFLNLATALAVGLLIGTERTWSGRENAGQELVAGIRTFGLAGLFGGLAAVSITHLGAFAWVAVFTMLALLVIAGYVIDARRSGDHGMTTEVALLLTFVLGSLAVAESRQLAAASAIVVALLLSLKARLHQALTRLSEAELGGALKMLFISVVLLPALPNQGYGPWQALNPYTTWMMVVLIAGIGFAAYVAIRILGTRHGLLVTALLGGIVSSTAMTITLARLNAPNLRAALAAGLLATSALMFPRVLLEVGLVNPALLPGLTLPLACAGAIYAAGAIFYYLLAAKAPKDTAEPLLKNPFELGPALRFAALLVLILLLVEGARRWLGDAGIYMVSLVAGLTDVDAITLTLASNARDGLSHEVATRGIVFAALSNSLVKAMLIAFIGGRELAIRTLPIMFAGLLTGLAVLLLR from the coding sequence ATGACACTCGAGTTCTTTCTCAACCTCGCCACAGCACTCGCCGTCGGACTGCTGATCGGTACTGAGCGCACCTGGAGCGGCAGAGAAAATGCCGGCCAGGAACTGGTCGCCGGCATCCGCACCTTTGGCCTTGCGGGCCTGTTTGGCGGGCTTGCCGCGGTAAGCATCACCCATCTGGGTGCATTCGCCTGGGTCGCGGTGTTCACCATGCTCGCGCTGCTGGTGATCGCAGGCTACGTAATCGACGCGCGCCGCAGTGGCGACCACGGCATGACGACCGAGGTTGCGTTGCTGCTGACCTTCGTTCTCGGCAGTCTGGCGGTGGCGGAAAGCCGACAGCTAGCCGCAGCCAGCGCGATTGTGGTCGCCCTGCTACTGAGCCTGAAGGCACGCCTGCATCAGGCCCTGACCCGTCTGAGCGAAGCCGAACTCGGCGGCGCGCTTAAGATGCTCTTTATCTCCGTGGTACTGCTGCCCGCTTTGCCAAACCAGGGCTACGGCCCCTGGCAGGCGCTCAACCCTTACACCACCTGGATGATGGTGGTTTTGATTGCCGGGATAGGGTTCGCCGCATATGTGGCCATCCGCATTCTGGGTACCCGCCACGGCTTGCTGGTTACTGCATTGCTCGGCGGCATCGTCTCGTCCACCGCGATGACCATCACCCTGGCTCGGCTGAACGCGCCAAACCTGCGTGCGGCCCTAGCAGCCGGCCTGCTGGCGACATCGGCACTGATGTTCCCACGCGTGCTGCTGGAAGTTGGCCTGGTCAACCCTGCGCTGCTTCCTGGCCTGACTCTGCCGTTGGCATGCGCCGGAGCAATCTACGCCGCGGGCGCGATTTTTTATTACCTGCTCGCCGCAAAGGCACCCAAGGACACAGCCGAACCCCTACTGAAAAATCCATTCGAGCTGGGGCCGGCGCTGCGCTTCGCCGCGTTGCTCGTGCTAATTCTGCTTCTGGTCGAAGGAGCGCGACGTTGGCTGGGCGATGCCGGCATCTATATGGTGTCGTTGGTGGCGGGCTTGACCGATGTCGACGCAATCACCCTGACGCTGGCCAGCAATGCCCGCGACGGTTTAAGTCATGAGGTGGCGACACGCGGCATCGTTTTCGCGGCGCTGAGCAACAGCCTGGTCAAGGCCATGCTGATCGCTTTCATTGGCGGCCGCGAGCTTGCGATCCGTACCCTGCCAATCATGTTCGCCGGCTTGCTGACAGGCCTTGCCGTGCTGCTGTTGCGCTAA
- a CDS encoding PAS domain-containing hybrid sensor histidine kinase/response regulator, with protein MTLSGGLIAAVALVYMAILFAIAFYGDRNRDSMSPRLRSWVYSLSLAVYCTSWTFFGAVGQSAEQLWAFLPIYLGPILLMLFAPHVIQKMIMISKQENITSIADFIAARYGKSQTLAVVVTLICLVGVLPYIALQLKGIVLGVNILSGINIEAAGTGTRDTALIVSIMLALFTILFGTRNLDVTEHHRGMVLAIAFESLVKLLAFMAVGAFVTFGLFNGFGDLFNQAHDSPELAEFWSVNVNWSAMLVQTTVAMMAIVCLPRQFHVSVVENIEPRDFRLARWVFPLYLVLAAVFVIPIALAGQMLLPAGVTPDSFVISLPLAELHPWLALLAFIGGASAATGMVIVASVALSTMVSNDMLLPWLLRRQETERPFEAFRHWMLSVRRISIVVILLLAYVSYRLLGSTASLATIGQIAFAAITQLAPAMVGALYWKQANRRGVFAGLTAGAAIWFYTLILPLLGWPLDMFPGLSWMYNGGLGFGLSGLTLGVTLSLVGNATLFFWVSILTQTHVAEHWQASRFIGQEITSPTGARRLLAVRVEDLLTLASRFVGAERAEQSFQRFARRHGQDFSPKLQADGQWIAHTERLLAGVLGASSTRAVVKAALEGRDMQVDDVVRIVGEASEVLQFNRALLQGAIENITQGISVVDQSLRLVAWNHRYLELFEYPDGLVYIGRPIADIIRYNAERGLCGPGDPDTHVAKRLYWMRQGRAHTSERLFPNGRVVELIGNPMPGGGFVMSFSDITAYREAERALKDANEGLEQRVSERTQELSQLNQALIEAKSTAEAANQSKTRFLAAVSHDLMQPLNAARLFSAALSHQQSALPKEAQELVQHLDSSLRSAEDLITDLLDISRLESGRVTSDRNPFPLATLFDTLNTEFTALAREQGVTFRVHGSKLRVDSDIRLLRRVLQNFLTNAFRYAKGHVVLGVRRQGASLRLEVWDRGPGIPHDKLKVIFEEFKRLDSHQTRAEKGLGLGLAIADGLCHVLEHPLEVRSWPGKGSVFSVTVPVARALSQPRPVVKRGEPQHTALTGTQVLCIDNEDSILVGMQSLLTRWGCQVWTASNRADCEALLAEDIRPQLVLVDYHLDEGQTGTELMAWLRTRLGEPVPGVVISADGRPELVAAIHASGLDFLAKPVKPAALRALMSRHLALR; from the coding sequence ATGACGCTGTCAGGCGGGCTGATCGCTGCGGTCGCCCTCGTCTATATGGCTATTCTGTTCGCCATCGCCTTTTATGGTGACCGCAACCGCGACTCCATGTCGCCGCGCTTGCGATCCTGGGTCTACAGCCTCTCGCTGGCGGTGTACTGCACCAGCTGGACCTTCTTCGGCGCTGTCGGACAGTCCGCCGAGCAGCTGTGGGCGTTCTTGCCGATCTATCTGGGCCCGATCCTGCTGATGCTGTTTGCGCCGCATGTGATCCAGAAGATGATCATGATCAGCAAGCAGGAGAACATCACCTCAATCGCCGACTTCATCGCGGCGCGGTACGGCAAGTCGCAGACGCTGGCGGTGGTGGTCACCCTGATCTGCCTGGTGGGGGTGCTGCCCTACATCGCCCTGCAGCTTAAGGGCATCGTGCTCGGCGTGAACATATTGAGCGGCATCAACATCGAGGCGGCCGGTACCGGCACGCGCGACACGGCACTCATCGTGTCGATTATGCTCGCGCTGTTCACCATCCTCTTCGGCACCCGCAACCTCGATGTCACCGAGCATCACCGCGGAATGGTTCTGGCCATCGCCTTCGAATCCCTGGTCAAGCTCCTGGCATTCATGGCGGTTGGCGCATTCGTCACCTTCGGCCTGTTCAACGGCTTCGGCGATCTGTTCAACCAGGCACACGACTCACCCGAGCTCGCCGAGTTCTGGAGCGTGAACGTCAACTGGTCCGCCATGCTGGTGCAGACCACCGTAGCCATGATGGCGATTGTCTGCCTGCCCCGGCAGTTTCACGTGTCGGTAGTAGAGAACATCGAGCCGCGCGACTTCCGCCTGGCACGCTGGGTGTTCCCTCTCTATCTGGTACTCGCCGCGGTGTTCGTCATACCGATCGCACTGGCCGGCCAGATGCTGCTGCCCGCAGGTGTAACGCCGGACTCGTTCGTCATCAGCCTGCCGCTGGCCGAGCTGCACCCGTGGCTCGCCCTGCTTGCCTTCATCGGCGGCGCTTCGGCGGCGACCGGCATGGTAATCGTCGCCAGCGTCGCCCTGTCGACGATGGTCTCCAACGACATGCTGCTGCCCTGGCTGCTGCGCCGCCAGGAAACCGAGCGTCCGTTCGAAGCGTTCCGTCACTGGATGCTCTCGGTTCGCCGCATCAGCATCGTGGTCATATTGTTGCTGGCTTACGTGAGCTACCGCCTGCTTGGCTCGACCGCATCGCTGGCCACCATCGGCCAGATCGCCTTCGCCGCCATCACCCAGTTGGCACCAGCAATGGTCGGCGCGCTGTACTGGAAACAGGCCAATCGCCGCGGTGTATTCGCCGGCCTGACCGCCGGCGCGGCAATCTGGTTCTACACGCTGATCCTGCCGCTGCTGGGCTGGCCGCTGGATATGTTCCCGGGGCTGAGCTGGATGTACAACGGCGGCCTCGGTTTCGGTCTCAGCGGGCTGACGCTGGGTGTAACACTGTCGCTGGTAGGCAACGCGACGCTGTTCTTCTGGGTGTCGATCCTGACCCAGACCCATGTCGCCGAGCATTGGCAGGCAAGCCGCTTCATTGGCCAGGAAATCACCTCACCGACCGGCGCACGTCGCCTGCTCGCCGTACGGGTCGAGGATCTGCTGACCCTGGCCTCCCGCTTTGTCGGCGCCGAGCGCGCCGAGCAGAGCTTCCAGCGTTTCGCCCGACGCCATGGCCAGGACTTCTCGCCCAAGCTGCAGGCGGACGGCCAATGGATTGCCCACACCGAACGCCTGCTTGCCGGCGTACTCGGCGCGTCCTCCACTCGCGCAGTGGTCAAGGCAGCGCTCGAAGGGCGCGACATGCAGGTAGACGACGTAGTGCGCATCGTCGGCGAAGCGTCGGAGGTGCTGCAGTTCAACCGCGCGCTATTGCAGGGCGCGATCGAGAACATCACCCAGGGCATTAGCGTGGTCGATCAGTCGCTGCGCCTGGTGGCCTGGAACCACCGGTATCTGGAGCTGTTCGAGTATCCGGACGGGCTGGTCTACATCGGCCGACCGATTGCCGACATCATCCGCTACAACGCCGAGCGCGGGCTTTGCGGCCCAGGCGACCCGGACACCCACGTGGCCAAGCGCCTGTATTGGATGCGCCAGGGCCGCGCGCATACGTCCGAGCGGCTGTTCCCAAACGGCCGTGTGGTCGAACTGATCGGCAATCCGATGCCAGGCGGCGGTTTCGTCATGAGCTTCAGTGACATCACCGCTTACCGCGAGGCCGAGCGCGCCTTGAAAGATGCCAACGAAGGCCTCGAACAGCGCGTCAGCGAGCGGACCCAGGAGCTGTCGCAACTCAACCAGGCGCTGATCGAAGCCAAGAGCACGGCGGAAGCGGCCAACCAGTCCAAGACACGCTTCCTCGCCGCGGTCAGCCATGACCTGATGCAACCACTCAACGCGGCACGGTTGTTCTCCGCAGCGCTATCGCACCAGCAGAGCGCGCTGCCCAAGGAAGCCCAGGAACTGGTACAGCATCTGGACAGCTCGCTGCGTTCGGCCGAGGACCTAATCACCGATCTGCTGGATATCTCGCGACTGGAAAGCGGCCGGGTTACCTCGGATCGCAACCCCTTCCCCCTGGCCACGCTGTTCGACACCCTGAACACCGAGTTCACCGCACTGGCCCGCGAGCAGGGCGTGACCTTCCGCGTGCACGGCAGCAAGCTGCGCGTGGATAGCGACATTCGCCTGCTCCGCCGCGTGCTGCAGAACTTTCTCACCAATGCTTTCCGCTACGCCAAGGGTCACGTCGTACTTGGCGTGCGTCGGCAAGGTGCATCGTTGCGCCTCGAGGTGTGGGACCGCGGGCCTGGCATACCCCACGACAAACTGAAGGTGATCTTCGAGGAGTTCAAGCGCCTGGACAGCCATCAGACCCGCGCCGAAAAGGGCTTGGGCTTGGGCTTGGCGATCGCCGACGGTCTCTGCCATGTCCTCGAACACCCGCTGGAAGTGCGCTCCTGGCCGGGCAAAGGCAGCGTGTTCAGCGTTACCGTACCGGTCGCCCGCGCGCTCAGCCAACCTCGTCCAGTGGTCAAGCGCGGTGAGCCACAGCACACCGCATTGACCGGCACCCAGGTGCTCTGTATCGATAACGAAGACAGCATTCTGGTCGGCATGCAGAGCCTGCTCACCCGCTGGGGCTGCCAGGTCTGGACGGCCAGCAACCGCGCCGACTGCGAAGCGCTTCTGGCCGAAGACATTCGCCCGCAACTGGTGCTGGTCGACTATCACCTGGACGAGGGCCAGACCGGCACCGAGCTGATGGCCTGGTTGCGCACCCGACTGGGCGAGCCGGTACCCGGCGTGGTAATCAGCGCCGATGGCCGGCCAGAGCTGGTGGCGGCCATTCATGCGAGCGGCTTGGATTTCCTAGCCAAGCCAGTCAAGCCTGCGGCGCTGCGAGCGCTGATGAGCCGCCACCTGGCACTGAGATAA